The window GATCGGCGCCGTGCCCAAAGGCTGGGTCAGGCGGGCGCGGCCGGAACCCGGCGACCGGGTAATACTTTTGGGCGGGCGGACAGGGCGCGACGGCTGCGGCGGCGCTACCGGCTCTTCAAAGAAGCATACGGTGGAATCCCTTACAGATTGCGGGGCACAGGTGCAAAAAGGCAACGCCTTGACCGAACGCAAAATATTGCGCCTGTTCCGGAATCCCGAAGCAACGGGCATGATCAAACGCTGCAACGATTTTGGCGCGGGCGGCGTAGCCGTGGCCATAGGCGAATTGGCCGCCGGCGTCAGGATAAATCTTGATTGCGTGCCGAAAAAATACGATGGCCTTGACGGAACGGAACTGGCGATTTCCGAATCGCAGGAGCGGATGGCGATCGTCGTCGCGGCATCCGATTGCGAACGTTTTATTCAACTGGCGGGCGTCGAAAACTTAGAAGCCGCCGCCGTGGCCGAAGTAACCGAGGAAAAACGGTTGGTCATGCAATGGCGCGGCGACGTCATAGTGGATATTGACAGGGAGTTTTTGGATACCAATGGCGTCAAACAACATGCGGAGGTTTTGGCAAAGCCGCCTGACGGCGAACCTTATTTTTATCGGCTGCCGCCCGACTTTGCCTTGGGCGACCTGAAAACGGCCTGGATGAAAAACCTTGCCAGTTTGGCGGTATGCAGCCAGAAAGGGCTTGTTGAGAGGTTTGACAGCACCATCGGCCGCGGATCTGTCCTCATGCCCTTAGGCGGCGCCAACCAACTGACGCCGGCCGAGGGCATGGCGGCTAACATTCCGGCCCTGTCGGACGACGTGCGTACCGCCACGGTCATGGCTTATGGATATAATCCCGGTTTGGCTTGCTGGAGCCCGTTTTACGGCGCTTTGTACGCGGTAGTGGAAAGCGTTTGCCGGGCGGTGGCGATGGGCGCCGCCCCGGACAGCATACGGCTGTCGCTTCAGGAATATTTTGAGAAAATGGCAAACGCGGAAAGTTGGGGCAAGCCCTTCGCCGCTCTCTTGGGCGCTTATCTGGCGCAGATTGGCCTAAGCGCGCCGGCGATCGGAGGAAAAGACAGCATGTCCGGTACTTTTATGGACATAAACGTGCCGCCGACGCTCATTTCTTTTGCCGTAGGCATAGCGGAGACCGCTTGCGTAACATCCGCCGAATTTAAAAGCGCCGGCCACAAAGTGGTGTTTCTGTCCTGCGAAAAAGACCGCCTGAATTTGCCGGACTTTGCCAAACTGAAGGCAGAGCTTGGCGTGGTGCACAAGGCGATCCGGGAGGGGGAAATCGCCGCCGCCGCGACCATAAAGGAAGGCGGCATAGCGGCGGCGCTCTCGTTGATGTGTTTCGGCAACGGGCTGGGTTTTGTTTTCAGCCGGTTTGTTGCGGCGGCCGAAAGCCTTTTTGTCATGCAGCCGGGCGGATTTTTGCTTGAGCTAAGTGACGGCGCTGAACCGGAAGAACTATTCGACGGATTGGATTGGATGCTGCTGGGGGAAACGGACGGCGGGGGCAGGATTGAAATCAACGGCCAGGTCATTGGCCTTAATGAAGCCAAACAGTCATGGGAAGGGGCCTTGTCGGATATATTCCCGGCCTGCCGGCCTACGGGCGACAAGCCGGCCAAACCTTATTTATATAAACACGCCGGGCCGCGCAAACACGCGGAGCGTATTGCCCGGCCGCGCGTATTCATTCCAGTTTTCCCCGGCACAAACTGTGAGTATGATACGGCGCGCGCTTTCAGCGCGGCCGGGGGAGAGCCGGAAATATTTGTCGTGCGCAACCGCACGAATTTTGATATAATAGATTCGGTAAAAGCTATGGCCGAAGCGGTCGGGCGCGCGCAAATAATAGCTCTGGCCGGGGGGTTCAGCGCGGCGGACGAGCCGGACGGATCAGGGAAATTCATCGCCACAATGTTCAGGAACCCCCGCCTGAAAGAAGCCATCGCGGAATTTCTCGAAAAGCGGGGCGGCCTTATGCTCGGCATCTGCAACGGCTTTCAGGCGCTGATCAAACTCGGCCTTTTGCCTTACGGCGAAATAACCGAATTGATGCCTGATTCCCCGACACTTACCTTTAACGCCATAGGGCGGCATGTATCGGCGGTTTGCGGCACAAAAGTCGTCTCTTGCCTCTCGCCCTGGCTGGCTTTGGACGAGTTGGGGGCCGTGCATAAGGTCGCCATTTCCAGCGGCGAAGGGCGGTTTTACGCTGACGGCGGCCATTTGCGGCGCCTTTTCGCGGCCGGGCAGGTGGCGACGCAATATGTCGGAAATGACGGGTTGCCGGCCGTATTGCCGCCTTGCAATCCTAACGGCTCAGTTATGGCGGTTGAGGGGCTGACCAGCCCGGACGGACGCATATTTGGCAAGATGTGCCATTCTGAGCGCTGGATACCGGGGCTTATGAAAAATATACCGGGAAACAAAGAACAAAAAATATTTAAAGCGGGAGTAAATTATTTTGCCTGAATACAATGCCGTCGATCGGACGATTTTGGCGCAATTGCGGGAAATAGCCGGGTTTGAGCATGTGATTGACGATCCGGAAAAATTAGAGGCTTATAAGACGGACGAAGAAACCAACCCGCGTTACCACCGTTTGCCGGAGGCGGCGGTGTTCCCCGGGAACGTGGGCGAAGTCGCCGCTATAATTAAACTGGCGAACCGGCGCCGTTTCCCGGTAACTCCGCGCTGCGGCGGCACCAGCTTGTGCGGGGGCGCGATTGCCGCGCACGGCGGGATAGTAATGGTGATGTCGCGCATGAACAAAATTAAGGAGATAAACGAACGCTCGCTTTACATGGCGGTCGAATGTGGCGTGCGCACCGAAGACATACAAAAGGCCGCCAACGCCAAAGGCCTTTTGTACGCCGGCGACCCTTGCAGCGCCGACAGCTGCCTGATCGGCGGCAACCTGGCCACCAACGCGGGCGGCAACAAAGCCGTCCGTTACGGCACGACCAGGCATCAGGTATATTCCATTGAAGTGGTAACGCCAACGGGCGATATAGTAAATCTCGGCGCCCGCCTGAACAAAAAGACCACGGGTTATTGCCTGGAACAGCTTGTCATAGGCTCGGAGGGGACGCTCGGCGTGATTACCGGCGCGGTTCTCAAGCTCGTGCCTTTGCCCCCGTGCCGCATCGACCTTTTGGCGGTTTTTACCGACGTTGACAAGGCGATTGACATCGTGCCCCAAATTATTAAAGCCGGCATCAACCCTACCAGCATTGAGTTCATGGCCAACAATGCCATACAGTCGGCCGGGCGCTATTGCGATCTGCGCCTTCCGCGTTTTGCGGACGGCAGCTACGTTATTGTTACCGTGGAAACTTTTTCCGAAGACGAATTGGAGCAAAAAGCGGCATTGCTTGACGGGCTTTGCTCAAAGGGCGGCGCGGCGGAGGTGCTGGAAGCGGACGAACGGGTCTGGCGGCTGCGCAAAGCCTACAGCGAAGCGGCGCGTTCCGAAAGCAAGGTCAATTCGCACGAAGATATAGTAGTGCCTGTCGACTCAATCGCAACCATGTTGAAAAAGATGAATGAAATCGAAAAGAAATACAACCTGCAAGTCCGCACGGTGGCTCACGCCGGTGACGGCAACATTCATTTCATACCGCTCAAAATGGACATGGACGATCGGGAATGGGAAGAAACCTTGGATAAATTCCACGGGGAGGTTTATGAATATGTTTACAGCTTAGGCGGGCGGCTGTCTGGCGAACACGGCATAGGCTGCAAAAAAATTGACACGATGGAGCTTTTTACCGATCCCGTGGAAATGCGGATGATGAAAACAATAAAAAGGGCCCTTGATCCCAACGGGATTTTGAACCCCGGCAAAATTTTCGCTCCGGATTGAGCGGCCAAACAATGCTGTTGTCCGGCCAAATTTGTGAATTCCGCCGAGCCAGTCCGGCTCTGCCACGCTTTGCGCCGGGCGGCAAAAGTCTATAAATCTTGTCCGTGTTTTATGCCGGGAAGCGGCATAAGCTGCGCCTGCGCAAAGCATTTGCCGCCTGTACGGTTTGCTTCTGAACTTAACCTTTGGCGAGGGGGGAGGCAAAAGACGGTTAAGTCCGGCGCGTATGCGCCCTGGCATTGATATTTATGGGAGGGGATAGGCCTGACATGAAAATAAGCGAAGCGCAGACCAAGAAACTTATGGAGTTTAACGGCACCGTATCGTTGAAGCAACTGGCGCTCAAGATGACGCTGACGCGGTTTAAGGGAATTTACAAGCATAACCCTTCTGACCACGTTGTTGCGGAGTGCACCAATCAGATTAACGAGATGTTTGACAAGTTCGGCAGTATTATGCAAAGCGATTATGAGTGGATTGTGAAACTGTAAAAGTAATTTTTGTAGGAGCCGTGAAAAAAATGTTGAAAAATTTGGACTATGTTTCCGGTCTGATACGGACCGGCAAACTTTTGCATATATCCGCCGCCGGCGAACTGCTTGGCAAACTGCCGCGGGGCAATTGGATCGGCGGTTCTACCGAATATTTCCTTGACAAAGCCGGCGGCAAAATCAGCGGCGACCTTTTGGACGTCCGCGAGCTTGACTTTGCGACGTATAAATTCGCATCCTACGACGCGCGTTCTTTGCCGGGCGTTACGCGCGACGCTTATCCGAACGGTTTTTCCATCATTGTATTGCCTTTCGACAGCGAGGTGCATAAGCAGTACGCCCAAAACGCCGCTAACTATGACGATATTTTCATAAAACCGATAGTCGGCTGGATTTCCGGCGTAAACCTTGACAAGCCCGGCCAGTCGCCGCTCGCGGTAAATGGCTTTTCGGGCGAGGCGTCCTCCGACAAGGCCGTTGCGCTGCATGTGGCGCTGCCTGAGGACAAAAGCGTTTCGCTCAACATAATCAACATATTTTCCCCTGATGAAAAAGGCCCGCTCATAGAGTTTGCCGCGGACGGCTTTTCCGCCCAAAGCTGTTTGGTGGATGGAAAGGAAACCGTATTGGCGGATTACATCGCCAAAAACAAACTTGATACTAAATTGCCGCTGGTGGGCGATTATTTCGGCGCCGGCATCAACGTTTCCATCAAACGCATAGAGGGCGGCGCCGTTTACTTTTACGCCCCGGTCTTTCGGGACATCGGCTACCGCTTCGCCAAGCCAATGGAGAACTACGCGCAGGCCTTTAAATCGCATGTTGGCGTCATTGCGGACACCGAATGTGTATTCGCTTGCAACTGCATACTCAACTTTCTTTACGGCGAACTGGAAGGCAAGGATTTAGGCGCGTTTTACGGGCCGATCACCTTTGGCGAGATTGCCTATCAACTGCTTAACCAGACATTGGTTTATCTGCGGGTCGTAGATAAAAATTTTTGACGCCAATCAATCCCGCCCGGCAAGACAAGCCGGCCTTACTGCGGGCGGCGCCCTTGCCAATCGGCCGCATTTGGTTCCCGCCCGGTTTTGGCCGGATGTGGCTCGGGTTTTAGGCTGAAACAAGCAAACGAATATCGCCTGGACCGGGAAGGCGA is drawn from Acidaminococcales bacterium and contains these coding sequences:
- a CDS encoding phosphoribosylformylglycinamidine synthase, with the translated sequence MPEAIKRIFVEKRPGFAVEAAALLADLKDNLGIGGLEKVRILNRYDVSGVSEDEFAEAARLVMSEPPVDDIYLNDFFVDGETFSFAVEYLPGQYDQRADSAAQCIRLIARGEGVLVKTARVFVLCGNLCARDVELIKKYCINPVEAREAKSGAPCAAEAAAPPGAVKRLEGFSKMTAGQLQKLSFDLSLAMGDADLVFCQQYFKDKGRDPTVTEIKALDTYWSDHCRHTTFNTVIDKVEIPAHRHNDALKAAYALYLKDRETLGAGGEPVTLMDMALLGMKKLRAAGELGDLDLSDEANACSIEVAADIGGERQEWLVMFKNETHNHPTEIEPFGGAATCLGGAIRDPLSGRAWVYQAMRVTGGADPRAPVRDTLEGKLPQRKIAAGAAAGYSSYGNQVGIATGMVRDFYHDRFLAKRMEVGAVIGAVPKGWVRRARPEPGDRVILLGGRTGRDGCGGATGSSKKHTVESLTDCGAQVQKGNALTERKILRLFRNPEATGMIKRCNDFGAGGVAVAIGELAAGVRINLDCVPKKYDGLDGTELAISESQERMAIVVAASDCERFIQLAGVENLEAAAVAEVTEEKRLVMQWRGDVIVDIDREFLDTNGVKQHAEVLAKPPDGEPYFYRLPPDFALGDLKTAWMKNLASLAVCSQKGLVERFDSTIGRGSVLMPLGGANQLTPAEGMAANIPALSDDVRTATVMAYGYNPGLACWSPFYGALYAVVESVCRAVAMGAAPDSIRLSLQEYFEKMANAESWGKPFAALLGAYLAQIGLSAPAIGGKDSMSGTFMDINVPPTLISFAVGIAETACVTSAEFKSAGHKVVFLSCEKDRLNLPDFAKLKAELGVVHKAIREGEIAAAATIKEGGIAAALSLMCFGNGLGFVFSRFVAAAESLFVMQPGGFLLELSDGAEPEELFDGLDWMLLGETDGGGRIEINGQVIGLNEAKQSWEGALSDIFPACRPTGDKPAKPYLYKHAGPRKHAERIARPRVFIPVFPGTNCEYDTARAFSAAGGEPEIFVVRNRTNFDIIDSVKAMAEAVGRAQIIALAGGFSAADEPDGSGKFIATMFRNPRLKEAIAEFLEKRGGLMLGICNGFQALIKLGLLPYGEITELMPDSPTLTFNAIGRHVSAVCGTKVVSCLSPWLALDELGAVHKVAISSGEGRFYADGGHLRRLFAAGQVATQYVGNDGLPAVLPPCNPNGSVMAVEGLTSPDGRIFGKMCHSERWIPGLMKNIPGNKEQKIFKAGVNYFA
- a CDS encoding FAD-binding oxidoreductase, which encodes MPEYNAVDRTILAQLREIAGFEHVIDDPEKLEAYKTDEETNPRYHRLPEAAVFPGNVGEVAAIIKLANRRRFPVTPRCGGTSLCGGAIAAHGGIVMVMSRMNKIKEINERSLYMAVECGVRTEDIQKAANAKGLLYAGDPCSADSCLIGGNLATNAGGNKAVRYGTTRHQVYSIEVVTPTGDIVNLGARLNKKTTGYCLEQLVIGSEGTLGVITGAVLKLVPLPPCRIDLLAVFTDVDKAIDIVPQIIKAGINPTSIEFMANNAIQSAGRYCDLRLPRFADGSYVIVTVETFSEDELEQKAALLDGLCSKGGAAEVLEADERVWRLRKAYSEAARSESKVNSHEDIVVPVDSIATMLKKMNEIEKKYNLQVRTVAHAGDGNIHFIPLKMDMDDREWEETLDKFHGEVYEYVYSLGGRLSGEHGIGCKKIDTMELFTDPVEMRMMKTIKRALDPNGILNPGKIFAPD